The nucleotide sequence TTCTCGCATCGGCAACGTTAGCTTGAGTGTTAGCACTGTTAGCTATGTTATGGGCCAAGCGGTTTTGAATCGCGCCGAGATCAGCGCGCTGCGTGTCCACTGACTTAATGGCGGCATCGATTTTAGTCAGAGCACTGGTTTGCCCTGCCGAGCTTTTAACATCAACCCCAGCCACAGACAGGGTGGCAGAGTTGTTTTCTTTCACCTTAATTTGAATGTCTTCATCATTTTGATGACCTACTTGGAAGGTCTTGCCCGTTGAAAAATCGCCAGTCATCAATTTAGTATTACCAAAGGCTGTGGTGTTACCAATCGCGGTAATTTCAGCGATGAGCTGAGTGACCTCTTCTTGAATCGATTGCAAGTCGTCAGAACTGTTGGCACCGTTGTTGGCCTGAATGGTCAAGTCTCGCATCCGCTGCAGCATGTTGGTCTGCTCTTGCATGGCGCCTTCAGAGATTTGGGCAATGGAGATAGCATCATTAGCGTTACGCATACCCATATCTAAACCGCGCACTTGGCTGTTTAGTCGGTCAGAAATCGCCAGACCCGCCGCATCATCTTTGGCGCTGTTGATTTTCAAACCGCTAGATAAGCGTTCCATGGAGGTTGCCAAACCAGAGTTCGACATATTCAGGTTTTTCTGAGCCTTCATGGAAGTCACGTTAGTATTGACTACGATTGGCATGTTGAGTTCCTCTTCCTAGTTTAACCGCCAAGGCTCATAAGCTTGGCCAATTTCAGTTGTTTCTTGCTGGTAGAAAGGCTTCATACTTGTTGCTAAATAAAGTCAAACAAGGACACCGAACCCACTCTGCCAAACACATTCGAGACCGCATCTAACGCCGCTTGTTGCTGAGTAAACTCACTAAACGCCGATGCGTAATCCAAATCTTCCAACACTGAGAGCGCGCTAGTATTCACTAATTGCTCATCCACATGTTGACCGCGGTAGCTCGTCAGTTGCTTAAGTGAATTTCCTGCTTCACCTTGGGCAACACTCAATTGTGCCAATCCGTTGTCAGTATTTTGCAATAGCTGTGCCAACTGCGCAGTTCCTGCTGGAGTATTCACGGCATCTGTGGTCAATAAACTGATGGCTTGATTAAAGGTGTCGAGCAGGCTCACCTGGGATTGCGGCGTCAAAGTTAGGCTATCCCCAGCCTTAGGCGTGCCGCCAAACTGCACTTCAATACCGTTGAAATTCACAGGGTTAGTAGTGTCAACATTAGTGACTGTCGTCACTAATGTGTTGGCAGAATTGCGCACTTCGAGATCAAGCCCAGTGCCGCCCGCTATAAAGTTAAAGGTGTAATCGTCAGCCACATACGTCGCTTGGTTAATGATGTTTGCCTGCTTCACCCGAGTGTCGCCAGTTAAGGACGGCGAATAGTTGACGCTAAAATCTCCCAAGGCATTAGCGGCATTCATAAAGGCCTTATCACCGCTGATGTTGGTGGCTATGCTGCTATTTTTGGCGACTATGGATTGGCGCGCGCCATCATCGCCGCTATAAATAGCATTGCCATTGTTATCAAGCGCAAACGGCGGTGTATCGGTTTGAAAGCCGCCGAAAATATAATTGCCGGATTCATCTTGGCTATTGGCAATATTGATTAACTCATCAAGACTGGCACGCATATCATCGGCAAGGGTTTGCCGCTCATTCAAGCCCAAGGTGCCATTGACTGCCCTTAGCATCTGCTCACGCATATTGATGCCAATACTTTGGGCATTACCTAATTTGGTTTCAGCAAAGGATAAGCGCTGGGTGGCGTAATCTATGTTCTTCATAAACTGGCCCACTAAGGCATTTTGCTGCTTCAGATTATCTATGCCTATGGCTGCCACTGGATCATCGCCAGCGGTATTGACCTTTTTGCCTGTGCTTAAATTGGCCAAAAGCTCAGCGGTACTGCCTTGCTTTTGCAGCACGCTATTAAGATTTTGTTGGTAAAACTGCGAGGTTGAAATACGCATCTATCCCCCTTAACGCACTGAGCTGAGTAAGCTGTCAAAAATTTGCTGGGCTGTGGTCATAATTCGCGCCGCCGCTTGATAAGATTGCTGAAAACGGATGAGATTGGCCGCCTCCTCATCAAGATTGACGCCCGACTCACTTTCCACTCTATCTTTGGCCTGCTTATAAATGGCTTCGGCCGAGCCTAATTTGACATCGGCGGCTTTCGCTTGACTGCCAACATCTAACTTAGTGTTCTCAAACACATCCATTAAGGTGCTCTTGCCATTGTTCATCAGCTTGTTATCAGCAAGCTTGGCCATGGCCTCGATATTGGTGTTATCGCCGCTATTACTGCTGAAATCTAAGGTGAAAGTGTCTGTGGCGGCGCCGCTTGAAGTTACGTCAAGGGTAAAACCAAAGGCTGAGATACTTGGCGGCGTATAAGCAAACGTACCTAATGACGCACCATTACTATCAAACGCTTGATAAGTACTAGCGCCAGTATTGATAGTGAGCGTGAGTTTATTGGCCGTAGTGGGAAAATTGGCCGCATTGCTGTTAGTCACTGAGGTTAACTTAAGCTCTGTGGTGCCAGAATTGGTCTCAGCGCCAACCATTTTTGGGGATGCCGCCGCGATACCTTTAGGGTCAGTCATCACTATGGCAATGCCAGCGCCCGCGCCAGCGCTTGGGCGCAAGGTAAAACTGTCACCATCCGCCATAGCGCCGCTGGTGATATTAAGGCTAAAGCCAAGGCCGCCGCTTAGGACGCCCCCCGCTAAGGTTAAACTTGTCGTGGCGCCGGACGCTGTATCGCGCAGTTGATAACCACCCGCTGTGGTGTAATTAAGCTGATACTCAGTGCCAGCCAATTGATTAATATCATCTATGGTCAGAGTTAACGCCGCCGTGCCGGTATTGCCAGTATCGACGCCCACGCGTCCCACCGACATTAACGGGTCGTTAATATCTCTAAAAATTGGCGCGCCTACTTGACCACTTTGATCTAATCCTTGCGCTTGCTGCTGATTGAAACTGGCGGCTATGCCTAAGGCTAGCTGGCCGACTTCACGGGCTGCGGGCAATAGACTGTTATCGCGATAATTAAATAAGGCGCCTAACTGCCCGCCAATATTCTCGCCTTTCACCGCAATCGACTGACCACCAGAGCTGGCATTAAGGCGCAACTCTTCTGCAAATGGACTGCCCTGCTCTGTGCCTAGGGTCATAGGCACTTGATTTGACACTAGCATGATACTGCCGCCGAGCATCACACTCTTGGCGCCAGTTTCTAGCGGGATAACACTCACCTGCGCAAACTGACTTAATTCTTGAAACAAGGCATCTTGATGATCAAGCAGCGCCGTATCTTGGCCGCCGGACTTCATCAACTCGCGATTAATATTGGCAAGCTCAACCCCAATTTGATTGACTCGCTCAGTAATCGCCACTATTTGATCATTGGTTTGCTGCAGTTGACCATTTAAGGTCGATTGCAACTGATTAATCGCCTTAGCGACTTCACCAGCATTATTAAGCACTGAGCCGCGCAGACCTAAATCGGCCGGTAAATCAGCTAAACCATTAAGATCGGCAAACAGTTGATTCAAGCTATTAGGAATGGCCTTGCCGATTTGCGAGAACAATTGATCTAGTTCGCTCAACTTTTTATCTTGGGTTTGCGCCGCGCTTAAACTGCTTTGACCTATACGCAATTCACGCTCGGCAAAGTCATTGTAAATACGCTTAACGTCAGACACATAAGTGCCGGTGCCATAAAAATTACCGCCAATGCGCTGCGTCCCTAAGGTATCTTGCTGCGCCACTTGCCTGTGATAGCCCTTGGTATTGACGTTAGTAATGTTATTACTGGTAACGCCTAGCTGTGATTGCGATGCCATCACCCCTGTGCGGGCAAGATTGAGTAAATCCACGCTCATCGCTGACTCCTTGACATGTTAGTCATGGCTTATTGGCCTTCTGCTGGAATTAAGGCCTTAACCGCTTCCATGACTCGCAGCACTTTGCGCGCGTATTGCGGGTCGGTGGCATAACCTGCTTGTGCCAAGGAGCGAATAAAAGCTTGGGGGGAAGCGGCTTGTGCACGCGCGCCTTGGTAGCGTTCGTTGTTTTCAATTAAGCCGACAAAATCATCAAAACTTTGTTTAATACCGTCATAGACCCGAAAATTGGCCGATTGCTTCACGGCTTGGCCGCGCTCATATTCCAGCGTCAATACTTGGGCTTTTTGCCCAGACCAGCGGCCATCGGCCTTAATATTGAAATAGTTATGACTGGGTTCACCATTTGGGGTCTTCACCATTTTTTGACCCCAACCGGTTTCTAGCGCCGATTGCG is from Shewanella sp. SNU WT4 and encodes:
- a CDS encoding flagellin; protein product: MPIVVNTNVTSMKAQKNLNMSNSGLATSMERLSSGLKINSAKDDAAGLAISDRLNSQVRGLDMGMRNANDAISIAQISEGAMQEQTNMLQRMRDLTIQANNGANSSDDLQSIQEEVTQLIAEITAIGNTTAFGNTKLMTGDFSTGKTFQVGHQNDEDIQIKVKENNSATLSVAGVDVKSSAGQTSALTKIDAAIKSVDTQRADLGAIQNRLAHNIANSANTQANVADARSRIVDVDFAKETSTMTKNQVLQQTGSAMLAQANQLPQIAISLLG
- the flgL gene encoding flagellar hook-associated protein FlgL codes for the protein MRISTSQFYQQNLNSVLQKQGSTAELLANLSTGKKVNTAGDDPVAAIGIDNLKQQNALVGQFMKNIDYATQRLSFAETKLGNAQSIGINMREQMLRAVNGTLGLNERQTLADDMRASLDELINIANSQDESGNYIFGGFQTDTPPFALDNNGNAIYSGDDGARQSIVAKNSSIATNISGDKAFMNAANALGDFSVNYSPSLTGDTRVKQANIINQATYVADDYTFNFIAGGTGLDLEVRNSANTLVTTVTNVDTTNPVNFNGIEVQFGGTPKAGDSLTLTPQSQVSLLDTFNQAISLLTTDAVNTPAGTAQLAQLLQNTDNGLAQLSVAQGEAGNSLKQLTSYRGQHVDEQLVNTSALSVLEDLDYASAFSEFTQQQAALDAVSNVFGRVGSVSLFDFI
- the flgK gene encoding flagellar hook-associated protein FlgK is translated as MSVDLLNLARTGVMASQSQLGVTSNNITNVNTKGYHRQVAQQDTLGTQRIGGNFYGTGTYVSDVKRIYNDFAERELRIGQSSLSAAQTQDKKLSELDQLFSQIGKAIPNSLNQLFADLNGLADLPADLGLRGSVLNNAGEVAKAINQLQSTLNGQLQQTNDQIVAITERVNQIGVELANINRELMKSGGQDTALLDHQDALFQELSQFAQVSVIPLETGAKSVMLGGSIMLVSNQVPMTLGTEQGSPFAEELRLNASSGGQSIAVKGENIGGQLGALFNYRDNSLLPAAREVGQLALGIAASFNQQQAQGLDQSGQVGAPIFRDINDPLMSVGRVGVDTGNTGTAALTLTIDDINQLAGTEYQLNYTTAGGYQLRDTASGATTSLTLAGGVLSGGLGFSLNITSGAMADGDSFTLRPSAGAGAGIAIVMTDPKGIAAASPKMVGAETNSGTTELKLTSVTNSNAANFPTTANKLTLTINTGASTYQAFDSNGASLGTFAYTPPSISAFGFTLDVTSSGAATDTFTLDFSSNSGDNTNIEAMAKLADNKLMNNGKSTLMDVFENTKLDVGSQAKAADVKLGSAEAIYKQAKDRVESESGVNLDEEAANLIRFQQSYQAAARIMTTAQQIFDSLLSSVR